A genomic stretch from Magnetococcales bacterium includes:
- the ruvC gene encoding crossover junction endodeoxyribonuclease RuvC: MTRVLGIDPGTTVTGWGVVESKGSGFGHVAHGCIRTSPDTPLPQRLGQIFTGLTAAIHAHRPEVVTVEEIFVSMNVQSALKLGQARGSAIVAANAQGLEVFEYTALQIKQAVVGYGRAEKSQVQAMVKMLLSLPAAPPQDAADALAGALCHLQCASGLAARLAKRAVS; encoded by the coding sequence ATGACCCGCGTTCTGGGCATCGATCCCGGCACCACGGTCACCGGGTGGGGGGTGGTGGAGTCGAAAGGTTCGGGTTTTGGCCATGTGGCCCACGGCTGCATCCGCACCTCCCCCGACACGCCCCTGCCCCAACGGTTGGGACAGATCTTCACCGGGTTGACGGCGGCAATCCACGCACATCGTCCCGAAGTGGTCACGGTGGAGGAGATTTTCGTCTCGATGAACGTGCAAAGCGCCCTCAAACTGGGCCAGGCCCGAGGCTCGGCCATCGTGGCGGCCAACGCCCAGGGGCTTGAAGTCTTTGAATACACCGCCTTGCAGATCAAACAGGCGGTGGTGGGATACGGGCGGGCGGAAAAGAGTCAGGTGCAGGCCATGGTCAAGATGCTCCTGTCCCTGCCCGCCGCCCCCCCCCAGGATGCAGCCGACGCCCTGGCCGGAGCCTTATGCCATCTGCAATGCGCCTCCGGGCTCGCCGCCCGGCTGGCCAAGCGTGCAGTTTCATGA
- a CDS encoding YebC/PmpR family DNA-binding transcriptional regulator, translating into MAGHSKWANIKIRKGAQDVKRGKAFTKLIREITTAARIGGAEPSFNPRLRAAILAARAQNLPKDTMDKAIKRGAGAEEGTDFKEVRFEGYGASGVAIIVDTLTDNNNRTVADVRHIFNKYGGNMGSSGCVSYLFDKKGQILFQDADEEKLMEAALEAGAEDMIANNGECEVLTAPEDFETVRDALAAAGFSNPVSAEVTLRPQNTITLDEKGATSLLKLLDMLEDNDDVQKVYANFDIPDDIMERLGNG; encoded by the coding sequence ATGGCGGGACACAGCAAATGGGCCAACATCAAGATCCGCAAAGGCGCTCAAGACGTCAAGCGGGGCAAGGCCTTCACCAAACTGATCCGCGAGATCACCACCGCAGCCCGCATCGGCGGGGCTGAACCCTCCTTCAATCCCCGTCTGCGGGCGGCCATTCTGGCGGCGCGGGCGCAAAATCTGCCCAAAGACACCATGGACAAGGCCATCAAACGCGGCGCCGGCGCCGAGGAGGGGACCGACTTCAAGGAGGTACGCTTTGAAGGATATGGCGCCTCCGGGGTGGCGATCATCGTCGATACCTTGACCGACAACAACAACCGTACCGTGGCCGACGTGCGCCATATTTTCAACAAGTATGGCGGCAACATGGGGTCTTCGGGATGCGTCTCCTATCTGTTCGACAAAAAAGGACAGATCCTGTTCCAAGACGCGGATGAAGAGAAACTCATGGAAGCGGCCCTGGAGGCCGGCGCCGAAGACATGATCGCCAACAACGGCGAATGCGAAGTACTCACCGCTCCGGAAGACTTTGAAACCGTGCGGGATGCCCTGGCCGCCGCCGGATTCAGCAATCCGGTCTCCGCCGAAGTGACGCTGCGTCCCCAGAACACCATCACCCTGGATGAAAAGGGCGCCACCAGCCTGTTGAAACTCCTCGACATGCTCGAAGACAACGACGACGTGCAAAAAGTCTACGCCAACTTCGACATCCCGGACGACATCATGGAACGCCTGGGCAACGGCTGA
- a CDS encoding CZB domain-containing protein — MRTTMIAMVAALLVASLAGGGLLIYSLRSTVGDYTDILQVVDRFKDTTHHMNTLMLQARRSEKDFLLNREAKDVERLVQVTQDLEKEAGLAWELANHPVIADAKDQGHARRIQEIAVRYRGAFLEVVKAVQVSGGDHSGTVVNPKIEAMRVTVREIEPLVEEMSERIEARSRQMQERIGVRSSQWMQAALWLFGVLSLVSLGFAVSGVRRVLRQIGGEPVEVSHLVARIAAGDLTIRGGGVGGGLLGEIETMAARLRDMITLIRLQGMSTLPPVSEQIAKAVERLTLVADDVRCSTVNAQESNTRLENLIREQVKSGAEYIVFSMADIGQAVAEQSKAASTVSCAAEEGSANTTTLAAAAEQISVNVGEVNHSLQEVGLMIDNVASSMARMTRSQEAVRERCRIADAEASRATSRAQNGHQVMEQLTLSAEQIGQIVQTINHIAEQTNMLALNASIEAAGAGDAGKGFAVVANEVKALARQTAEATEDIGNRIYEIQGHAHEAARTVEAITTAIERLAEVNREIVTAADEQSLAANEIAASMDGVTRAAAVVMHGSEELGASVNEIARTANELGNGSRELAATATMMAASIEQTATQAGQSNTLAQAMLSTVGQTVQASQSMRENMEQTRSASHRLEATAHTITLLIDALSSVSDRLHAVQANLNTGAAPFDMLRVKTAHLEWLRKLEAMINGEGVMSPEEACDVKGCQLGQWFYAPEGGGRFSTLSAYDTVDVAHRAVHELAASIIRSHGEGKPVQGELQRFNRLRDQLFIELDGLYIEAAREWDGDES; from the coding sequence TTGCGCACCACGATGATCGCCATGGTGGCGGCGCTGCTAGTGGCATCGTTGGCCGGTGGGGGATTGTTGATCTACAGCCTGCGGTCCACGGTGGGGGATTATACGGATATTCTTCAAGTTGTTGATCGTTTCAAGGACACCACCCACCACATGAATACCCTGATGCTCCAGGCCCGCCGGAGCGAAAAGGATTTCCTGTTGAACCGGGAAGCCAAGGATGTGGAACGGCTGGTGCAGGTGACCCAGGATCTGGAAAAAGAGGCCGGTCTGGCATGGGAGTTGGCCAACCATCCGGTGATCGCCGACGCCAAAGATCAGGGACATGCCCGGCGCATCCAGGAGATCGCGGTGCGTTACCGGGGCGCGTTTCTGGAGGTGGTCAAGGCCGTTCAGGTCAGCGGCGGGGATCACTCCGGGACGGTGGTGAATCCGAAAATCGAGGCCATGCGGGTCACGGTGCGGGAGATCGAGCCTTTGGTCGAGGAGATGTCGGAGCGGATCGAGGCGCGATCCCGTCAGATGCAAGAGCGAATCGGCGTCCGTTCCTCCCAGTGGATGCAGGCCGCCTTGTGGCTGTTCGGCGTGTTGAGTCTCGTGTCTTTGGGGTTTGCGGTATCGGGTGTGCGGCGGGTGTTGCGTCAGATCGGGGGTGAGCCGGTCGAGGTGAGTCATCTGGTGGCGCGGATCGCCGCCGGGGATTTGACCATCCGGGGAGGTGGTGTGGGTGGTGGCCTGTTGGGAGAGATCGAAACCATGGCCGCCCGGCTGCGGGACATGATCACCCTGATCCGGTTGCAAGGCATGTCCACGCTGCCGCCGGTGAGCGAGCAGATCGCCAAGGCCGTGGAGCGGTTGACCCTGGTGGCCGACGATGTGCGGTGCAGCACGGTGAATGCCCAGGAGAGCAACACCCGCCTGGAGAACCTGATCCGCGAACAGGTCAAGTCCGGAGCGGAATACATCGTCTTTTCCATGGCGGATATCGGTCAGGCGGTGGCCGAGCAGTCGAAGGCGGCCAGCACGGTCTCCTGCGCTGCCGAGGAGGGGAGCGCCAATACCACCACCCTGGCGGCAGCCGCCGAGCAGATCAGCGTCAATGTGGGGGAGGTGAACCACAGTTTGCAGGAAGTGGGTCTCATGATCGATAACGTGGCATCGAGCATGGCCCGCATGACCCGCAGCCAGGAGGCGGTGCGGGAGCGTTGCCGCATTGCCGACGCCGAGGCCAGCCGCGCCACCTCCCGGGCGCAAAACGGCCATCAGGTGATGGAACAGCTCACCCTTTCCGCCGAGCAGATCGGGCAGATCGTGCAAACCATCAACCACATTGCCGAGCAGACCAACATGCTCGCCTTGAACGCCTCCATCGAGGCGGCGGGAGCCGGAGACGCGGGCAAAGGTTTCGCGGTGGTGGCCAACGAGGTCAAGGCCCTGGCCCGGCAGACCGCCGAAGCCACCGAGGATATCGGCAATCGCATCTACGAAATTCAAGGTCACGCCCACGAGGCGGCCAGAACCGTGGAGGCGATCACCACGGCCATCGAGCGACTCGCGGAGGTCAACCGGGAGATCGTCACCGCCGCCGACGAGCAATCCCTGGCGGCCAACGAGATTGCCGCTTCCATGGACGGAGTGACCCGTGCGGCGGCGGTGGTGATGCACGGGTCGGAAGAACTGGGGGCTTCGGTCAACGAGATCGCCCGGACTGCCAACGAGCTGGGCAACGGCTCCCGGGAGTTGGCCGCCACGGCCACGATGATGGCCGCCTCCATCGAGCAGACCGCCACCCAGGCGGGTCAATCCAACACCCTGGCCCAGGCGATGTTGTCCACCGTGGGTCAGACCGTGCAGGCCTCCCAGTCGATGCGGGAGAACATGGAGCAGACCCGTTCCGCCTCCCATCGTCTCGAAGCCACGGCCCATACCATCACCTTGCTGATCGACGCCTTGAGCAGCGTTTCCGACCGTCTGCATGCGGTTCAGGCCAACTTGAACACCGGAGCGGCCCCTTTCGACATGCTGCGGGTCAAGACCGCCCATCTGGAATGGCTGCGCAAGCTGGAAGCCATGATCAACGGCGAGGGGGTGATGAGTCCCGAGGAGGCCTGCGACGTGAAAGGGTGTCAACTGGGCCAATGGTTCTACGCGCCGGAAGGGGGCGGACGTTTTTCCACCCTGTCCGCCTATGACACGGTGGATGTGGCCCATCGGGCGGTCCACGAATTGGCCGCTTCCATCATTCGCTCCCATGGGGAGGGCAAGCCGGTGCAGGGGGAATTGCAGCGGTTCAACCGATTGCGCGACCAGTTGTTCATTGAACTGGATGGCCTTTACATCGAGGCGGCGCGGGAGTGGGACGGGGATGAGTCATGA
- a CDS encoding nucleotidyltransferase domain-containing protein, with amino-acid sequence MTLPGLPALRFIETLKGLPFVEAIYLYGSRAHGTHGPRADIDLAIWCPGATPGEWRRVLEIVEDADTLLEIDCLRLDAEPETSRLRRHIEQDRVVIHVRNPGA; translated from the coding sequence ATGACCTTGCCGGGGTTGCCTGCGTTGCGGTTCATCGAAACCCTGAAGGGGTTGCCCTTTGTGGAGGCGATCTATCTGTACGGCTCCCGGGCGCACGGAACCCACGGTCCCCGTGCGGATATCGATTTGGCGATTTGGTGTCCTGGCGCCACGCCGGGGGAGTGGCGGCGGGTTCTGGAGATTGTGGAAGATGCGGATACGTTGCTTGAAATCGACTGCCTGCGTCTGGACGCGGAACCCGAGACCAGCCGCTTGCGTCGTCACATCGAGCAGGACCGGGTGGTGATTCATGTCCGCAATCCTGGAGCGTGA
- a CDS encoding nucleotidyltransferase substrate binding protein, with protein MSAILERERLECSLEAWGRALDRLEEALSLPPGTPLLIDGVTQRFEFCFELTWKTLKLALLQGHGFDVVSPKQSLQKAFAVAWLEDDRVWLEMLKDRNHDENNAIDDSNCL; from the coding sequence ATGTCCGCAATCCTGGAGCGTGAGCGGCTGGAGTGTTCCTTGGAGGCGTGGGGACGGGCTTTGGATCGTCTGGAGGAGGCTTTGTCCTTGCCACCCGGCACCCCTTTGTTGATCGACGGGGTGACGCAGCGTTTTGAGTTCTGTTTCGAGTTGACCTGGAAAACCTTGAAACTGGCCTTGTTGCAGGGGCACGGTTTTGATGTGGTCTCCCCGAAGCAGAGTCTGCAAAAGGCGTTCGCGGTGGCGTGGCTGGAGGATGATCGGGTGTGGCTGGAGATGCTCAAGGATCGCAATCATGATGAGAATAATGCAATCGATGATTCAAATTGTCTATAA
- a CDS encoding DUF4276 family protein — translation MLEKMIVFVEEYSMEAALEHLLPKILGDTDFEIRRFQCKNDLMKNLPKRLAGYAAWMPETWTILVLVDRDHDDCIMLKQQLENMARQAGLMTKTAAGSMHRFQVANRIAIEELESWFFGDWPAVQTAYPKVSTTIPNKARYRDPDAISGGTWESLEDVLKKAGYFNTGLRKLECARAVARHMEPARNTSRSFQAFHDAVAAASGGKRARS, via the coding sequence ATGCTTGAAAAGATGATTGTTTTCGTCGAGGAATACTCGATGGAAGCCGCCTTGGAACACCTTCTGCCCAAGATATTGGGGGATACCGATTTTGAGATTCGACGCTTCCAATGCAAAAACGATCTCATGAAAAATCTGCCGAAACGACTGGCCGGATATGCGGCCTGGATGCCTGAAACCTGGACGATTCTGGTATTGGTGGATCGTGATCATGACGATTGCATCATGTTGAAGCAACAACTGGAGAACATGGCACGACAAGCCGGACTGATGACCAAAACGGCTGCCGGCAGCATGCATCGCTTTCAGGTTGCCAACAGAATTGCCATCGAAGAGTTGGAGTCCTGGTTCTTTGGCGACTGGCCAGCGGTGCAGACCGCCTACCCAAAAGTGTCCACCACGATTCCGAACAAGGCACGCTATCGCGATCCAGATGCCATTTCGGGTGGAACCTGGGAGTCTCTGGAGGATGTCTTGAAGAAGGCGGGTTATTTCAATACCGGACTTCGGAAGTTGGAATGCGCCCGAGCCGTTGCCCGGCATATGGAGCCTGCCCGCAACACCTCGCGCAGTTTCCAGGCCTTTCACGACGCCGTTGCGGCGGCTTCAGGAGGCAAACGAGCCCGCTCCTAA
- a CDS encoding AAA family ATPase, which translates to MSHPHEPDHRGIPRIESVRVTNYRALHKVEFDNLTPITILLGPNGSGKSTIFDVFNFLSECFQFGLRHAWDRRGRGKELKTRGSSGPIVFDLKYRERPKTPIITYHLAIDEGTKGPEVIEEWLQWRRGTTDQPFRFLEFRRGVGRAVSGERPDEEDQRRESTLRAPDLIAANTLGQLAEHPRVAALREFITDWYVSYLSIDQTRNQPEAGPQERLSKGGENLANVIQHLKEQHPERLEHIFSVLRQRIPRLERVEADPMPDGRLLLQIKDAPFEQQILSKFASDGTMKMLAYLTVLHDPEPPRFIGIEEPENFLHPRLLPELAEECRAASEHAQMLITSHSPFLINAMRAEEVRVLYRDDHGFTQAVRASDIQGIPQFIREGASLGFLWMEGHFGLGDPLINQGAPPLHKRRRT; encoded by the coding sequence ATGAGTCATCCCCATGAACCCGACCACAGAGGAATTCCTCGCATTGAATCTGTGCGGGTTACGAATTACCGTGCTTTGCACAAGGTGGAATTCGATAACCTGACTCCGATCACAATCCTGCTTGGGCCCAATGGCAGCGGAAAGTCAACCATTTTTGATGTATTCAATTTCCTTTCCGAATGCTTCCAGTTTGGTCTGCGCCACGCATGGGATCGGCGAGGCCGGGGAAAGGAACTGAAGACCCGAGGCTCAAGCGGTCCCATCGTCTTTGATTTGAAGTATCGGGAACGCCCCAAGACTCCGATAATCACCTATCATCTGGCGATCGATGAAGGGACCAAAGGTCCAGAAGTCATCGAAGAGTGGCTGCAATGGCGACGTGGCACAACAGACCAACCGTTTCGATTCCTGGAATTCCGTCGAGGCGTAGGCCGTGCGGTAAGCGGGGAACGGCCAGACGAGGAGGATCAACGCAGAGAATCCACCCTGCGCGCACCGGACCTGATCGCGGCCAACACCCTGGGGCAGTTGGCCGAACACCCGAGAGTGGCGGCTTTGCGCGAATTCATCACCGACTGGTATGTCTCTTATCTCTCGATCGATCAAACCCGCAATCAGCCCGAAGCGGGCCCTCAAGAACGTTTGAGCAAGGGCGGGGAAAACCTGGCCAACGTCATTCAACATCTGAAAGAACAACACCCGGAGCGACTGGAACACATTTTCAGCGTCTTGCGCCAGCGCATTCCACGTCTGGAGCGCGTCGAAGCGGATCCCATGCCGGATGGACGCTTGCTGCTCCAAATCAAGGATGCACCTTTTGAGCAACAAATCCTTTCCAAATTCGCCTCTGACGGCACCATGAAAATGCTGGCCTACCTGACGGTACTCCACGACCCGGAACCGCCGCGTTTCATCGGCATCGAGGAACCAGAAAATTTCTTGCATCCGCGCCTGTTGCCAGAACTGGCAGAAGAGTGCCGCGCAGCGTCCGAGCACGCGCAGATGCTGATCACCAGCCACTCGCCCTTTCTGATCAATGCCATGCGTGCCGAAGAGGTACGCGTGCTGTACCGCGATGATCACGGCTTCACTCAGGCTGTTCGCGCCAGCGATATTCAAGGCATTCCTCAGTTCATCCGCGAAGGTGCGTCACTGGGCTTTCTCTGGATGGAGGGCCATTTTGGCCTGGGTGACCCACTGATCAACCAGGGAGCGCCACCCCTCCACAAGAGGAGACGCACTTGA